The Saccharomyces mikatae IFO 1815 strain IFO1815 genome assembly, chromosome: 2 sequence AAGAGTGTGGGCAAAAAAGAGTTGATAGAGACTGACGAAAGGTAATCAATTGTTTGACTTTCCTACATTTCTGATTCCAGTTATATTTTTGctgtttcttgttcttaCTTCTTCGAATTtatgttttctctttgtatCATATTACTTTGTTTAAATATTATATTCGTTTActaaacataaaaaaacaTGGTAATTCTACATTCGCACTTAGACAGAAAAAGCTGTTTTGTAGCACGAATCTACAAGATCAGCACTTCGGAATGATGAATGTGGGGGCATAGAATATAATTTGATGATTGGGCGATAAAAAGTGATCGAGAGATCCTTTCTTTAATGTTTTTCTCTCGCTGTTCCTTTTCCAATTCCTGACCatgaagaaagttttgaaccaaaaaaaaataaaaccgAAAACAGAATATTTAGCTACGGTACGGCCtgtaaagaagaaaagtcCAAAAGTTTACGAAAGGAGACCAATACctttgaatatatatatttcaaaCCGATAATATTAAACAAATAtgcttttcttctcttttttcaaaactttggTCGATCAAGAAGTGGTGGTAGAGGTATGTTTACAATAATTTACAGACAAACTCTCTTTGATATAAGAAAACTAGCAGTTATCGTACAtcaatctttcaaaacaaCGAAATACTAACGTTCTTCTACTCTTTGTTGGTTGTGCTTCTAATCAGCTAAAAAATGACATCGAAATAAAAGGTACACTACAATCAGTCGACCAGTTTTTAAACCTAAAACTGGACAATATATCATGTacagatgaaaaaaaatatccaCATTTGGGTTCCGTAAGGAACATCTTCATAAGAGGTTCCACAGTCAGGTACGTTTATCTAAATAAGAACATGGTGGATACGAATTTACTGCAAGATGCTACCAGAAGGGAGGTAATgactgaaagaaaataagcGTTTACCTGTTAATTATTGGCATGCATTTCCACTAGTTTTGCGCGAGCACCATTTTTAGAATATCGAAAttatacatatatgtatatatgtaactccaaagaagatgattaaACGGATTGTATCAATTTTCTAACTTCAAgtgttaaaaaaatagaatcaCAAGTCTTGTCCTGTGGTCATGCAATTTTCCTATCGGAGCTTAAGCTACTCAACATCGTTAAGATTTGTAGTTGCTTCCTCATTTATTCTTGCAAATTTGTACAActtgttttattttgttttgttttgtttcgTTTTAGTAAATGCGCTTAATGGAAAAGCGAATGTCATGAAATGCAGATCAGCATACcaattgaagaatgaaGTATTCTCCACAAAGTTCACCATTACAAAAACTCAGAAGTGGTTATATTTACCAAACGCTACGTTAATATCCCTTAGACAGAATGGACAGGAATGTTTATGAAGCCTGCAGCAATATAATAAAGGAATTTGGAACACATGTAGTGAGTGCCGATGAAGTActttcagaaaaaatagaTAATGCTGTCCCTATACCGTTTAAAACAAGAGAAGATATAGATGCGGACGTAGAAAAGGATAGGAACGAAGGTGTGTTCGAAGGTAATATCATTCCTGACATCGATTTACGCGTGGTGCACTACTATGCTACCCAACTATGTCTAAGTAAGTATCCCCATCTGATCAATGCCTTTGATGAAACAAGTCTTATTACGCTAGGTTTgcttattgaaaaatgggTTAAAGACTACTTGACTAGCATCGACACAGAAACCACTAAGCAAAATAAAGTAATCGGGGAAGGCCCATGCGAATTCTTATCCAAACATATTGATTATAGACATGCACCAGGTAACATTTGATGGTAATAAATTTCTGGTACTTGCGATtagaacaaaaaacttttgCACGCTCTTATCTAGTCAAGAAAACACATTGAATTATTACGATTTGTCACACGTACAACGATTCCGAACTAATGTACATGATAGAGCATAACATGAGAACTTATATGTATGCATTAAGTTCCAAGCTGGTAGGTCTTCGAGCTACATAATGTCCAGTGAGAAAGTAGTGAAGTTAATATTGCAAGACCGTAAATCCGGCTAATCTAAATGTCGTGCTAACTGTGATGAAATTAAACGTACATTTTTGGGGTGAATTGATTTCGGACTGCATTTATCAAACACATTTAATGAACATGAGTGCATTCATTTCAATATGTTAAGACCAATATATATTACCTCCTAGAAAATATATCATATTTCCGCTCATTTAGTGTATACAGTTACGTAGTTAATGACactgccttttttttcatagctttttttttcacttcgAAAAATTTAGCGCTGAGTTCTTCCAAAGACATCTATACAGTAACTGTATAATCAAATGCATATTAGATATAGTAATTGTAACATTTTTATTGGCTTTCTAACCTAAGTAATACACTGCAAGGATGGctagaagaaagaatttcaGAAAGGGAAACAAAAAGACTTTCGGAGCCCGTGATGACTCAAGAGCTCAAAAGAACTGGTCAGAACTAGTAaaagagaatgaaaaatgggAGAAATATTACAAGACTTTAGCTCTCTTTCCAGAAGACCAATGGGAcgaattcaagaaaatatgtCAAGCTCCATTGCCTTTAACTTTTAGGATTACAGGCTCTAGGAAGCACGCTGGTGAAGTTTTAAATTTGTTTAAAGAGAGACATCTACCAAACTTGACTAatgttgaatttgaaggtgaaaaaatcaaggCCCCTGTAGAACTACCTTGGTATCCCGACCATCTTGCTTGGCAATTGGATGTCCCTAAGACAGTAATTAGAAAGAATGAACAATTTGCAAAAACTCAAAGATTTTTAGTTGTGGAGAATGCAGTTGGTAATATTTCAAGACAAGAGGCCGTCTCAATGATCCCTCCAATCGTTCTTGAAGTTAAACCTCATCATACTGTTTTGGATATGTGCGCTGCTCCTGGTTCCAAAACTGCCCAACTAATCGAAGCTTTGCACAAGGATACAGATGAGCCATCTGGTTTCGTTGTAGCCAATGATGCAGATGCTAGGAGATCCCACATGTTGGTTCAccaattgaaaagattgaatAGTGCTAACTTGATGGTTGTAAATCATGACGCCCAATTTTTCCCACGTATCAGATTACATGGTAATTCCAGTAACAAGAATGACGTTCTAAAATTTGACAGAATCCTTTGTGACGTCCCATGTTCTGGTGATGGTACTatgagaaaaaatgtaAATGTTTGGAAAGACTGGAACACACAAGCAGGACTTGGTTTGCATACTGTTCAATTGAATATATTAAACAGAGGGTTGCATCTTTTAAAGAACAACGGCAGATTAGTTTATTCAACCTGTTCTTTAAATCCTATTGAAAATGAGGCTGTCGTTGCTGAAGCGCTAAGAAAGTGGGGTGACAAAATTAGATTAGTAAATTGTGACGATAAACTTCCTGGGCTCATAAGATCTAAGGGTGTATCCAAATGGCCTGTTTATGATAGAAATTTGACTGAGAAGACCAAGGGGGACGAAGGCACACTGGAAAGTTTCTTCTCGCCATCCGAAGAGGAAGCATCTAGATTCAATTTACAAAATTGTATGAGAGTTTATCCTCACCAACAAAACACGGGTGGGTTTTTTATCactgtttttgaaaaagttgagaACAACGCTGGTGCTGCTACAGAGAAATTGTCTTCAGAAACTCCGGCTTTAGAATCTGAAGAGcctcaaacaaaaaaaataaaggtaGAAGAAGtccagaagaaagaaaggtTACCACGTGACGCAAACGAAGAACCATTTGTCTTCGTTGACCCACAGCACGAAGCTTTAAGAGTTTGTTGGGATTTTTATGGCATTGACAATATTTTCGATAGAAACACTTGTCTAGTGCGTAACGCCACTGGTGAACCAACTAGAGTGGTTTACACTGTATGTCCGGCTTTAAAGGACGTTATTCAAGCCAATGACGACAGACTAAAGATTATTTATTCTGGTGTTAAATTGTTTGTCTCTCAAAGAAGTGATATTGAATGTTCGTGGAGAATTCAAAGTGAATCATTGCCAATAATGAAACATCATATGAAATCCAATAGAATTGTTGAAGCTAATTTAGAAATGCTAAAACATCTGTTGATCGAATCGTTCCCTAATTTTGACGATATTCGTTCAAAGAACATTGATGACGATTTTGTCGAAAAGATGACAAAATTGAGCTCCGGCTGTGCCTTTATTGATGTATCAAGAAACGACCCTGCCAAAGAAAACTTATTCTTACCTGTGTGGAAGGGTAACAAGTGTATCAATTTAATGGTCTGTAAGGAAGATACTCATGAGTTATTATATAGGATCTTTGGTATTGATGCGAATGTCAAACCAATTTCAAAACCTGAAGAAAAGGCAGGAACTTCTTCTGAAGTATCTAGCGAAGCTGCTAGCGTCGCTAAATGAGCGTATTACCTTTCACTTTATATTAATTGTATATTATAATACTTCAGCAGTAGAGcttcttttatttaataTTTGTTCCTTCTTTTATTCTACTTAATAATGGGAATACGTTTAGTTGAATTGAAATTAGAAATACAATGTATAAAAACTATacgaaaataaaagaaactcATGTACTGAAAGAAAACCGTCAATATGTGCTATAAAGGAGGGTGATTGTTGTCTTTACATCCAGAAATATAGAGGAATAAAGAAAGTTAGTGGCCCAAGGTATAAATAGCGAAAGATCTGCGGAGTTGACGGCGAACACTGACTTTTTGCGCATCAACAAAGGAATCAACCACAACTTTGATAGCTCTGTCTAAATCATAAGAGGATACGAACTCAGATAACCTCATTTTAGCGAATGATTCTGCAATTCTTAAAATGGATTCTAAATGACGAACAGTGATTGGAAATGAACCTGTAGAAATACTCTCTCTTCTCAAATCTGCATACACCCTACTAACCTTATCCATATCCATTTGGTGTAATTTGGGGTAAATTTTAGTTCTTGCATAGTGAATATACTTCATTAATAGTTCCTGTGGAATTGGtgatatttcttcttctttctttctttgtctttGAAGTCTTCTCTGCCTTGCAGTAATTTGTTCATTTACTGCATCTTCTCCTTGTTCCACCGCTGACTCACCATTATTCTTGAGCTCCTCACCTTCTCGGTCCTCTTCGTTTTCTGGATGAGATCTTACATGAGAATCAACAACAAACCTTGCCAATCTTTCGTCTGcctcttcatcaacaaGATCCCTAACAACACATAAAATGTCAAATCTAGAAAGAATTGGTTCAGTTAAACTAACATTTTGAGCTAATGGCAATGTTGAATTGTATCTCCCACCATTTGGATTTGCCGCAGCAATAATTGAACAACGTGCTTGTAGTGTTGTAACAATACCCGCTTTGGAAATAGAAATACTTTGTTGTTCCATAGCCTCATGAATGGATGTACGATCCTGGTCGTTCATTTTATCGAACTCATCAATTAAACAAACACCCTTATCAGCTAGCACCAGCGCACCACCTTCCAAAGTCCATTCTTTAGTAATAGGATCTTTCCTTACTGATGCAGTCAAACCAACAGCAGAAGCACCTTGTCCAGTTGCAAAGACGGCTCTATGCGCAGTTTTCTCAACGTATTTCAGGATTTGAGATTTAGCAGTACCTGGGTCACCTAACAATAACACATTGATATCACCACGAATGGAATGTTTTCCATTAACGTTTTTTGGAACACCCCCAAATAATGAACAAGCAACAGCAGTTTTGATGTCCCTATGACCATAGATGGATGGTGCCATTGACGATATGATTTTATCGATAATGCCACGATCTCTAGATATCTTTCTAAATTCgcgttcttcttcttcagtcCAACTAAAAACATCTAGCCCCTCCTCACCATCATTAGCTGCATTACCTTCCCTTCTTTTAACAGAGTTTGCTTCGATAATTGTAGCAAAAACGGGAAACCCATTCTTTGCGTTCAAATTACCATCGTAATTGTTTTTATAAATACCAGTAACCTCTACCTCTTCACCTGGCTTGGATACATCCACCAAATCAGCCAATAAAATAACTTCTCTATGTCTTGGTAAACGACCTGGAGGAACAGTTCCAGGTGCTTCCTGGAGTGTGACTCTCTGATAATTTCGATAAACAGTTTTTTCGCCATTGACTCTAAAGGGACCTTTTGATTTACAGTTTGTGCAAAATGAGAttctaatttcttcattagaaTCTTGGAAAAATGGGCCCAAAATAGAGCCACACTTCAAGCAATTGAACTTAACATATTTCAATTGAGGAAAGACTCCTGTTCTTCTTGTCACTACCCCAGTGACACGTACGAGAGAGGTCAAATTAGATTCACGTAATTCACGTAAACTGTatattgttggaaaatCAGATATTCTTACATGAATCTCCGAGTGAATACGAGCATAATCTGGATAATGTAATTCCGTTGCTTCCATGGCAACTAgatcaaatatttttaacATTTCTTCCGGACATTTGGCTAAGAACAACGCCAAGATAGCTTTGGACTCTGCCAAATGTCTATAATTAACTTCTAAAGATTCTGAGTTCATTTCACCTAAAGTTCTAATACGTGCACCGTACACAGAGCGACCTGTCTCATCCGTGTATTCTAGTAGGAATGATTTCAATTCTCTAGCAATAGTTCTTGATACATTAGGTTGTGTAATCCATTCTGAGTAGCTATTAGCCTTGACATTACTCAAGGATTCTAGGGTTAGTTCTTCTCTTAATGGGTCAATGTCCATATCACTCAATAGATCGTCATCGCTGTTTTCCAAATCCTCATACTGCCTTCTCCTTCTCCGTCTTTGCACTGGAAGACCCATCTCATCTAATTGTGCAGCaccttcttgttcttcatcCTCGTCATCTATGTATGCAACGTTTCTCAATAACCTGTCTCTTTCATTTAGCTGAGAATCAATGCGTCGACGTTCGCTCAAAGACAGCTCTTGTTGTTCTCTGTCATCAACTTGATTCGGATCATACCTATCTCTACTCTGATCCGCCGCATAGTCCTCGTACATATCATCGCCCATCAAATCCACTTCGTTCATTTGTTCTTCCACCTCATCAATGTCTGGCACATCGTCAACTTCGTTATCGTCACCTTCAGGATTAATCATATCTGGAGAACCAATGGGTGACGAAACTGGATTCATTCCTCTCCTGAGAGGTTGCTGAGGCGAGGATGGAGGTAGCTCATTATCTGAATCGGAATCATCTTCCTCACGTCTACGTCTTCTATTATCAGACATTACTTATATCGTATTACGTCACACTTCTTATAAAAGCGGCAGATAAATTGTATTGAAACgatcaacaaaaatatgCCACAATTGCCTAGATAAGAGATTTACCTGCTATCTTCTGATCTCACAAAGGGAGATGGTGTAGTCTTTTGGATTCGTTGATCAAAATTTCTcgttgttttattttcttcggTAAAGCAATTAGATTTCCTAAAAAAGCCATATCATAAATATGATACGCGGCGATTCCCCTCATTTGGGTCTTCAAATAAGTCACAAGGAAAAGATTTTAACGTTTATGTGATTAAAATGATCTTCATATATAAGTATTTACAGAATGTTCTAATggtgtttattt is a genomic window containing:
- the MCM2 gene encoding MCM DNA helicase complex subunit MCM2 (similar to Saccharomyces cerevisiae MCM2 (YBL023C); ancestral locus Anc_8.170) gives rise to the protein MSDNRRRRREEDDSDSDNELPPSSPQQPLRRGMNPVSSPIGSPDMINPEGDDNEVDDVPDIDEVEEQMNEVDLMGDDMYEDYAADQSRDRYDPNQVDDREQQELSLSERRRIDSQLNERDRLLRNVAYIDDEDEEQEGAAQLDEMGLPVQRRRRRRQYEDLENSDDDLLSDMDIDPLREELTLESLSNVKANSYSEWITQPNVSRTIARELKSFLLEYTDETGRSVYGARIRTLGEMNSESLEVNYRHLAESKAILALFLAKCPEEMLKIFDLVAMEATELHYPDYARIHSEIHVRISDFPTIYSLRELRESNLTSLVRVTGVVTRRTGVFPQLKYVKFNCLKCGSILGPFFQDSNEEIRISFCTNCKSKGPFRVNGEKTVYRNYQRVTLQEAPGTVPPGRLPRHREVILLADLVDVSKPGEEVEVTGIYKNNYDGNLNAKNGFPVFATIIEANSVKRREGNAANDGEEGLDVFSWTEEEEREFRKISRDRGIIDKIISSMAPSIYGHRDIKTAVACSLFGGVPKNVNGKHSIRGDINVLLLGDPGTAKSQILKYVEKTAHRAVFATGQGASAVGLTASVRKDPITKEWTLEGGALVLADKGVCLIDEFDKMNDQDRTSIHEAMEQQSISISKAGIVTTLQARCSIIAAANPNGGRYNSTLPLAQNVSLTEPILSRFDILCVVRDLVDEEADERLARFVVDSHVRSHPENEEDREGEELKNNGESAVEQGEDAVNEQITARQRRLQRQRKKEEEISPIPQELLMKYIHYARTKIYPKLHQMDMDKVSRVYADLRRESISTGSFPITVRHLESILRIAESFAKMRLSEFVSSYDLDRAIKVVVDSFVDAQKVSVRRQLRRSFAIYTLGH
- the RRN10 gene encoding Rrn10p (similar to Saccharomyces cerevisiae RRN10 (YBL025W); ancestral locus Anc_8.172), whose protein sequence is MDRNVYEACSNIIKEFGTHVVSADEVLSEKIDNAVPIPFKTREDIDADVEKDRNEGVFEGNIIPDIDLRVVHYYATQLCLSKYPHLINAFDETSLITLGLLIEKWVKDYLTSIDTETTKQNKVIGEGPCEFLSKHIDYRHAPGNI
- the NCL1 gene encoding tRNA (cytosine-C5-)-methyltransferase (similar to Saccharomyces cerevisiae NCL1 (YBL024W); ancestral locus Anc_8.171), with the protein product MARRKNFRKGNKKTFGARDDSRAQKNWSELVKENEKWEKYYKTLALFPEDQWDEFKKICQAPLPLTFRITGSRKHAGEVLNLFKERHLPNLTNVEFEGEKIKAPVELPWYPDHLAWQLDVPKTVIRKNEQFAKTQRFLVVENAVGNISRQEAVSMIPPIVLEVKPHHTVLDMCAAPGSKTAQLIEALHKDTDEPSGFVVANDADARRSHMLVHQLKRLNSANLMVVNHDAQFFPRIRLHGNSSNKNDVLKFDRILCDVPCSGDGTMRKNVNVWKDWNTQAGLGLHTVQLNILNRGLHLLKNNGRLVYSTCSLNPIENEAVVAEALRKWGDKIRLVNCDDKLPGLIRSKGVSKWPVYDRNLTEKTKGDEGTLESFFSPSEEEASRFNLQNCMRVYPHQQNTGGFFITVFEKVENNAGAATEKLSSETPALESEEPQTKKIKVEEVQKKERLPRDANEEPFVFVDPQHEALRVCWDFYGIDNIFDRNTCLVRNATGEPTRVVYTVCPALKDVIQANDDRLKIIYSGVKLFVSQRSDIECSWRIQSESLPIMKHHMKSNRIVEANLEMLKHLLIESFPNFDDIRSKNIDDDFVEKMTKLSSGCAFIDVSRNDPAKENLFLPVWKGNKCINLMVCKEDTHELLYRIFGIDANVKPISKPEEKAGTSSEVSSEAASVAK
- the LSM2 gene encoding Sm-like protein LSM2 (similar to Saccharomyces cerevisiae LSM2 (YBL026W); ancestral locus Anc_8.174), which encodes MLFFSFFKTLVDQEVVVELKNDIEIKGTLQSVDQFLNLKLDNISCTDEKKYPHLGSVRNIFIRGSTVRYVYLNKNMVDTNLLQDATRREVMTERK